From a region of the Xyrauchen texanus isolate HMW12.3.18 chromosome 39, RBS_HiC_50CHRs, whole genome shotgun sequence genome:
- the LOC127632744 gene encoding sortilin-like isoform X2, producing the protein MRFGQSRLYRSEDYGQTFVDITDLINNTFIQTEFGIAIGPENSGKVILTGDLTEGRVTNIFRSVDFGNSFVTSELPFHPLMQITYNPQDSNILMVYSINYDLWLSEDFGANWRKIHETVCLLKWGVDNTIFLTTNPNGSCSDRGMLELRKSSDYGRTFKTIGSKIYSFGIGGHFVFASVMTDSGSTRMIHVSVDQGETWNMAQLPTVGHEQFFSILAANNDMVFMHVDEPGDSGIGTIYVSGDRGTVFSKSLEHHLYTRTGGDTDFTNITSLRGVYMTSVLAVDGSVQTVISFNQGGEWRPLQKPWNGVCDTTTDHPDKCRLHIHASYSISMKLNVPMQPLTEPSALGLILAHGSVGGAVSVLSPDVYVSDDGGYTWFQALKGPHHYAILDSGGLLVAVEHNPSHPISQIKFSTDEGQCWHVFNFTDDPIHFTGLASEPGARSMNVSLWGYRETVLNQYWVSVTIDFRQLLSRDCRESDYVQWLAHSSDISDPTDGCMLGYKERFLRLRKDSVCWKGREYTVTKEPTTCPCTLADFQCDFGFYHAENSSVCVEQPDLVGHSVEFCLHGRKEQLLTSGYRKIPGDHCKGGMTPERKEIDLSKKCVSNLLRPELLTESPSVNSAPIIAVVLTVLLISAIAGVLFIKKYVCGGRFLVHRYSVLQQHVEANGIDDVDDLDTLEVGKTHYHDDSDEDLLE; encoded by the exons ATGCGGTTTGGTCAGTCCAGACTCTACAGAAG TGAAGACTATGGACAGACTTTTGTGGACATCACTGACCTTATCAACAACACCTTCATACAGACAGAGTTTGGCATTGCAATCGGTCCCGAAAATTCAGGAAAG GTGATCCTCACAGGTGATTTAACTGAGGGGAGAGTCACCAACATTTTCCGTTCAGTTGATTTTGGGAATAGCTTCGTGACCTCTGAGCTTCCCTTCCATCCCCTAATGCAGATCACCTACAACCCCCAAGACAGCAACATACTCATGGTCTACAGCATCAAT TATGACTTATGGCTCTCTGAGGACTTTGGAGCCAACTGGAGGAAGATCCATGAAACAGTTTGCCTTTTGAAATG GGGAGTAGATAACACAATTTTCTTAACCACAAACCCCAATGGATCCTGCA gtGACCGGGGAATGCTAGAATTGAGAAAGTCTTCAGACTATGGCAGAACATTTAAGACTATCGGGAGCAAGATCTATTCTTTTGGGATTGGTGGACACTTTGTTTTTGCATCTGTCATGACCGACTCT gGCTCCACACGTATGATTCATGTGTCGGTAGATCAAGGTGAGACGTGGAACATGGCTCAGCTTCCCACCGTTGGCCATGAACAGTTCTTCTCCATTTTGGCCGCAAACAATGATATGGTCTTCATGCATGTAGATGAACCTGGAG ACTCCGGTATTGGTACCATCTATGTTTCTGGTGACCGGGGCACAGTGTTTTCCAAGTCCTTGGAACATCATTTGTATACAAGGACGGGTGGAGACACTGACTTTACTAACATCACCTCTCTGAGAGGGGTCTATATGACCAGTGTGCTCGCAGTGG ATGGCTCTGTCCAGACAGTGATCTCATTCAATCAGGGGGGAGAGTGGAGACCTCTGCAGAAGCCCTGGAACGGTGTGTGTGACACCACAACCGACCACCCAGACAAG tgcaggctGCATATTCACGCCTCCTACAGTATTTCTATGAAACTGAATGTGCCTATGCAGCCCCTCACAGAGCCCAGTGCTCTGGGACTCATCCTGGCCCATG GGAGCGTTGGAGGAGCCGTTTCTGTGCTTTCTCCAGACGTGTACGTGTCAGACGATGGGGGTTACACATGGTTTCAAGCTCTGAAAGGCCCACACCACTATGCCATCCTGGATTCAGGGGGTCTGTTGGTAGCTGTGGAGCACAACCCCTCACACCCCATCTCACAGATCAA aTTTTCCACTGATGAAGGTCAATGTTGGCATGTGTTTAATTTTACGGATGACCCAATACACTTCACTGGATTGGCATCAGAACCTGGTGCCCGCTCCATGAACGTCAGTCTGTGGGGCTATAGGGAGACTGTCCTTAATCAGTACTGGGTTTCTGTCACTATAGACTTCAGGCAGTTGCTCTCCAGAGACT GTCGGGAGAGTGACTATGTCCAGTGGCTCGCCCACTCCAGCGATATTAGTGACCCCACTGATGGATGCATGCTGGGATACAAGGAGAGGTTTCTACGGTTACGAAAAGACTCAGTCTGCTGGAAGGGGCGGGAATACACGGTCACCAAGGAGCCAACCACGTGCCCCTGCACCCTTGCTGACTTTCAGTG TGACTTTGGGTTCTACCATGCAGAAaacagctctgtgtgtgtggaACAGCCTGATCTTGTTGGGCATTCAGTGGAGTTCTGCCTGCATGGACGCAAAGAGCAACTTCTAACCAGCGG ATATCGGAAGATTCCTGGAGATCATTGTAAAGGAGGAATGACTCCAGAAAGAAAAGAGATTGATCTGAGTAAGAAGTGTGTTAGTAACTTACTGAGGCCAGAGCTACTG ACAGAGTCTCCCTCAGTGAATTCAGCTCCCATAATAGCTGTGGTCCTCACAGTTCTGTTGATCAGTGCCATAGCTGGTGTTCTGTTCATCAAAAAATATGTCTGTGGAGGAAG GTTCCTAGTACATAGGTACTCAGTGTTGCAGCAGCACGTTGAAGCAAACGGTATTGATGATGTGGATGACCTGGATACCCTGGAGGTTGGCAAGACGCAttaccatgatgattcagatgAG GACCTCCTGGAGTGA
- the LOC127632749 gene encoding nuclear transcription factor Y subunit alpha-like isoform X3: MEQYTTTTTTSGEQIVVQTSSGQIQQQGTLTAVQLQTEPQVGQTAAQQVLQVQGQPLMVQVSGGQLITSSGQPIMVQAMTGAQGQTIMQVPVSGTQGLQQIQLVQPGQIQLPGGQTLQLQGQQGQTQQIIIQQPQTAITAGQNQGQQQITVQGQQVAQTAEGQTIVYQPVNADGTILQQGMITIPAASLAGAQLVSAGTNTNTTNTGQGTVTVTLPMAGNMVNAGGMVMMVPGSGGSVPAMQRIPLPGAEMLEEEPLYVNAKQYHRILKRRQARAKLEAEGKIPKERRKYLHESRHRHAMARKRGDGGRFFSPKEKEEMAMQAFKKSEHGQVEDDTVGQMIQVA, encoded by the exons ATGGAGCAGTACACTACCACCACGACAACTAGTGGAGAGCAGATAGTGGTGCAGACCAGCAGTGGGCAGATTCAACAACAG GGCACATTGACTGCAGTCCAGTTGCAGACTGAGCCTCAGGTAGGCCAGACTGCAGCCCAGCAGGTTCTTCAG GTCCAAGGGCAGCCTCTTATGGTACAAGTCAGTGGGGGTCAGCTCATCACTTCCTCTGGGCAGCCCATAATGGTGCAGGCCATGACAGGAGCACAGGGTCAAACCATAATGCAGGTACCGGTATCTGGTACACAAGGGCTGCAGCAG ATTCAGTTGGTACAGCCGGGTCAGATCCAGCTTCCAGGTGGACAGACGTTACAGCTACAGGGTCAGCAAGGACAGACCCAACAGATCATTATTCAACAGCCACAGACTGCAATCACTGCAGGACAGAACCAG GGTCAGCAGCAGATCACTGTACAGGGACAGCAGGTGGCCCAAACAGCAGAAGGACAGACCATTGTTTACCAGCCTGTTAATGCTGATGGAACCATCCTACAGCAGG GAATGATCACCATTCCAGCAGCCTCTTTAGCAGGAGCACAGTTAGTATCAGCAGGAACCAACACAAACACTACTAACACTGGTCAGGGCACAGTGACGGTCACTCTCCCCATGGCAGGAAACATGGTCAATGCTGGAGGAATGGTCATG ATGGTCCCAGGGAGTGGAGGGTCGGTTCCCGCCATGCAGCGTATCCCTCTTCCTGGAGCAGAGATGCTGGAGGAGGAGCCTCTGTACGTCAACGCTAAACAATATCACAGGATCCTCAAGAGAAGACAAGCCCGTGCCAAACTAGAGGCAGAGGGCAAGATACCCAAAGAGAGAAGA AAATATCTGCATGAGTCCCGTCATCGTCATGCCATGGCCAGGAAACGTGGGGATGGTGGGCGCTTCTTCTCTCCAAAGGAAAAGGAGGAAATGGCCATGCAGGCCTTTAAG aaatCCGAGCATGGCCAGGTTGAAGATGACACAGTTGGTCAGATGATTCAGGTGGCATAA
- the LOC127632749 gene encoding nuclear transcription factor Y subunit alpha-like isoform X1, giving the protein MEQYTTTTTTSGEQIVVQTSSGQIQQQGTLTAVQLQTEPQVGQTAAQQVLQVVQGQPLMVQVSGGQLITSSGQPIMVQAMTGAQGQTIMQVPVSGTQGLQQIQLVQPGQIQLPGGQTLQLQGQQGQTQQIIIQQPQTAITAGQNQGQQQITVQGQQVAQTAEGQTIVYQPVNADGTILQQGMITIPAASLAGAQLVSAGTNTNTTNTGQGTVTVTLPMAGNMVNAGGMVMMVPGSGGSVPAMQRIPLPGAEMLEEEPLYVNAKQYHRILKRRQARAKLEAEGKIPKERRKYLHESRHRHAMARKRGDGGRFFSPKEKEEMAMQAFKVSEGLELSSHWPATSAPPLG; this is encoded by the exons ATGGAGCAGTACACTACCACCACGACAACTAGTGGAGAGCAGATAGTGGTGCAGACCAGCAGTGGGCAGATTCAACAACAG GGCACATTGACTGCAGTCCAGTTGCAGACTGAGCCTCAGGTAGGCCAGACTGCAGCCCAGCAGGTTCTTCAGGTA GTCCAAGGGCAGCCTCTTATGGTACAAGTCAGTGGGGGTCAGCTCATCACTTCCTCTGGGCAGCCCATAATGGTGCAGGCCATGACAGGAGCACAGGGTCAAACCATAATGCAGGTACCGGTATCTGGTACACAAGGGCTGCAGCAG ATTCAGTTGGTACAGCCGGGTCAGATCCAGCTTCCAGGTGGACAGACGTTACAGCTACAGGGTCAGCAAGGACAGACCCAACAGATCATTATTCAACAGCCACAGACTGCAATCACTGCAGGACAGAACCAG GGTCAGCAGCAGATCACTGTACAGGGACAGCAGGTGGCCCAAACAGCAGAAGGACAGACCATTGTTTACCAGCCTGTTAATGCTGATGGAACCATCCTACAGCAGG GAATGATCACCATTCCAGCAGCCTCTTTAGCAGGAGCACAGTTAGTATCAGCAGGAACCAACACAAACACTACTAACACTGGTCAGGGCACAGTGACGGTCACTCTCCCCATGGCAGGAAACATGGTCAATGCTGGAGGAATGGTCATG ATGGTCCCAGGGAGTGGAGGGTCGGTTCCCGCCATGCAGCGTATCCCTCTTCCTGGAGCAGAGATGCTGGAGGAGGAGCCTCTGTACGTCAACGCTAAACAATATCACAGGATCCTCAAGAGAAGACAAGCCCGTGCCAAACTAGAGGCAGAGGGCAAGATACCCAAAGAGAGAAGA AAATATCTGCATGAGTCCCGTCATCGTCATGCCATGGCCAGGAAACGTGGGGATGGTGGGCGCTTCTTCTCTCCAAAGGAAAAGGAGGAAATGGCCATGCAGGCCTTTAAGGTGAGCGAGGGGCTCGAGCTCAGCTCTCATTGGCCAGCCACCTCTGCCCCACCCCTGGGGTAA
- the LOC127632749 gene encoding nuclear transcription factor Y subunit alpha-like isoform X2 — protein MEQYTTTTTTSGEQIVVQTSSGQIQQQGTLTAVQLQTEPQVGQTAAQQVLQVVQGQPLMVQVSGGQLITSSGQPIMVQAMTGAQGQTIMQVPVSGTQGLQQIQLVQPGQIQLPGGQTLQLQGQQGQTQQIIIQQPQTAITAGQNQGQQQITVQGQQVAQTAEGQTIVYQPVNADGTILQQGMITIPAASLAGAQLVSAGTNTNTTNTGQGTVTVTLPMAGNMVNAGGMVMMVPGSGGSVPAMQRIPLPGAEMLEEEPLYVNAKQYHRILKRRQARAKLEAEGKIPKERRKYLHESRHRHAMARKRGDGGRFFSPKEKEEMAMQAFKKSEHGQVEDDTVGQMIQVA, from the exons ATGGAGCAGTACACTACCACCACGACAACTAGTGGAGAGCAGATAGTGGTGCAGACCAGCAGTGGGCAGATTCAACAACAG GGCACATTGACTGCAGTCCAGTTGCAGACTGAGCCTCAGGTAGGCCAGACTGCAGCCCAGCAGGTTCTTCAGGTA GTCCAAGGGCAGCCTCTTATGGTACAAGTCAGTGGGGGTCAGCTCATCACTTCCTCTGGGCAGCCCATAATGGTGCAGGCCATGACAGGAGCACAGGGTCAAACCATAATGCAGGTACCGGTATCTGGTACACAAGGGCTGCAGCAG ATTCAGTTGGTACAGCCGGGTCAGATCCAGCTTCCAGGTGGACAGACGTTACAGCTACAGGGTCAGCAAGGACAGACCCAACAGATCATTATTCAACAGCCACAGACTGCAATCACTGCAGGACAGAACCAG GGTCAGCAGCAGATCACTGTACAGGGACAGCAGGTGGCCCAAACAGCAGAAGGACAGACCATTGTTTACCAGCCTGTTAATGCTGATGGAACCATCCTACAGCAGG GAATGATCACCATTCCAGCAGCCTCTTTAGCAGGAGCACAGTTAGTATCAGCAGGAACCAACACAAACACTACTAACACTGGTCAGGGCACAGTGACGGTCACTCTCCCCATGGCAGGAAACATGGTCAATGCTGGAGGAATGGTCATG ATGGTCCCAGGGAGTGGAGGGTCGGTTCCCGCCATGCAGCGTATCCCTCTTCCTGGAGCAGAGATGCTGGAGGAGGAGCCTCTGTACGTCAACGCTAAACAATATCACAGGATCCTCAAGAGAAGACAAGCCCGTGCCAAACTAGAGGCAGAGGGCAAGATACCCAAAGAGAGAAGA AAATATCTGCATGAGTCCCGTCATCGTCATGCCATGGCCAGGAAACGTGGGGATGGTGGGCGCTTCTTCTCTCCAAAGGAAAAGGAGGAAATGGCCATGCAGGCCTTTAAG aaatCCGAGCATGGCCAGGTTGAAGATGACACAGTTGGTCAGATGATTCAGGTGGCATAA
- the LOC127632749 gene encoding nuclear transcription factor Y subunit alpha-like isoform X4 produces the protein MEQYTTTTTTSGEQIVVQTSSGQIQQQVQGQPLMVQVSGGQLITSSGQPIMVQAMTGAQGQTIMQVPVSGTQGLQQIQLVQPGQIQLPGGQTLQLQGQQGQTQQIIIQQPQTAITAGQNQGQQQITVQGQQVAQTAEGQTIVYQPVNADGTILQQGMITIPAASLAGAQLVSAGTNTNTTNTGQGTVTVTLPMAGNMVNAGGMVMMVPGSGGSVPAMQRIPLPGAEMLEEEPLYVNAKQYHRILKRRQARAKLEAEGKIPKERRKYLHESRHRHAMARKRGDGGRFFSPKEKEEMAMQAFKVSEGLELSSHWPATSAPPLG, from the exons ATGGAGCAGTACACTACCACCACGACAACTAGTGGAGAGCAGATAGTGGTGCAGACCAGCAGTGGGCAGATTCAACAACAG GTCCAAGGGCAGCCTCTTATGGTACAAGTCAGTGGGGGTCAGCTCATCACTTCCTCTGGGCAGCCCATAATGGTGCAGGCCATGACAGGAGCACAGGGTCAAACCATAATGCAGGTACCGGTATCTGGTACACAAGGGCTGCAGCAG ATTCAGTTGGTACAGCCGGGTCAGATCCAGCTTCCAGGTGGACAGACGTTACAGCTACAGGGTCAGCAAGGACAGACCCAACAGATCATTATTCAACAGCCACAGACTGCAATCACTGCAGGACAGAACCAG GGTCAGCAGCAGATCACTGTACAGGGACAGCAGGTGGCCCAAACAGCAGAAGGACAGACCATTGTTTACCAGCCTGTTAATGCTGATGGAACCATCCTACAGCAGG GAATGATCACCATTCCAGCAGCCTCTTTAGCAGGAGCACAGTTAGTATCAGCAGGAACCAACACAAACACTACTAACACTGGTCAGGGCACAGTGACGGTCACTCTCCCCATGGCAGGAAACATGGTCAATGCTGGAGGAATGGTCATG ATGGTCCCAGGGAGTGGAGGGTCGGTTCCCGCCATGCAGCGTATCCCTCTTCCTGGAGCAGAGATGCTGGAGGAGGAGCCTCTGTACGTCAACGCTAAACAATATCACAGGATCCTCAAGAGAAGACAAGCCCGTGCCAAACTAGAGGCAGAGGGCAAGATACCCAAAGAGAGAAGA AAATATCTGCATGAGTCCCGTCATCGTCATGCCATGGCCAGGAAACGTGGGGATGGTGGGCGCTTCTTCTCTCCAAAGGAAAAGGAGGAAATGGCCATGCAGGCCTTTAAGGTGAGCGAGGGGCTCGAGCTCAGCTCTCATTGGCCAGCCACCTCTGCCCCACCCCTGGGGTAA